The sequence below is a genomic window from Bos javanicus breed banteng chromosome 21, ARS-OSU_banteng_1.0, whole genome shotgun sequence.
AGGCATCCAAGGGCTGGCAGGGCCCCTTTAAGACCTAGGCTCTTTCTGATTTCTAGTCAAGTTTGGGCAATTAGAACCTGTGGATTTTgttggtttcattttcattttgtttattttatctttgaggttttttaaaaaagaacattgtGGATATGGAAGAAAGGACAAGATTTCCATGGTTGACAGCAGGGGCTGATGGGGATTGGAAACTCCAGGTAATTAAAAGAaaccatacatatttttttctgcatttatataGGTCACTTTATGCCTAAGTCTCAGAAAAGCAGAACACAGTGGCAAAAAGCCACtgacatgtgtgtgcacacacactcaagcACTGCAATTCACTTGACTACAGCAGCTGAAATCCCCACTCAGTCAACTCACCTTccccagaaaaatagaaaagaaatttcaCCTTTAAGAACAGGTCCATTCAGTCAATTTTGTCCTCCtgaccagaaaaagaaaacaaaaaatcccaGGCAGACTAACATCAGCTTTAAGgctggcagggccatgctctTCTCCCTGCAGAGGCAGGACCTGCACTTTTGATCACTGAGGCAGGAGGGCCACATCGCTGCCCCTCACCAACACTGCAGACAGCTGTCTTCAAGACTCTGGGGTTCTTCACCAGCTCCTGCTTTGATTCCCCAGACGGTAGTTGGGATGGGGAGGCATTCAGCCTTGGCTTCCTTTAAAATGGCTTCTGTAGGCAGTGGGTTTTCAGTAAGCTTGGAAAAATTCTAGAGCCAATGTCAGACGGGGCCAACCACCAGCTGGGGCCTAGGGACCCAGGGACTCTGCTTCAAGACTCCCACCCACTGGAAATTACTGACctccagagacttttttttttttttaacttaaatgggAGACATACTGTACACAAAGAAAGAGGACCCAATGCCTAGCTACCTACCCCCATCCCCAAACCCATCACACATGTACCAGAGGGACAGACTTGCTTTGGCAACAAGGCTCCTCCGGAAGCCCAGGGCGTGAACAGCTGCACAGAGGGCTGTGTGCTGTGGAGTCAGCACCTTAGGAGGCgggagggggtggtgggcagagaaggaaggagtctTAGGTCCTGATGgatcagaagaaggaaaatggggaTAGGTGGTCAGGACACaggagatgagaaaaccaaggatgACCAGGAAAGgggtaaaaaacagaaaatgtagaaaagatgagagagcagcaagagaaaaaggcaaaacaggATGTGGGCAACcaaagaaaacaggaaggagatagagcagaaggtgggaaggaaaagggaaagggagtgAGATGAATGCAGAAGGATGTGAGAACGGAGAGAGGAGAGCTGGAAAGAGGACATCAGAGCTTGGTAATGAACTTCAGGTGAGACAAGGAAGGAATTGGGAGCCCTTGGGCAAAGCCTCAGCCACTGTTAAAATTCAGGCGGGCAGAGAACACCAGGTCAGTCACATAAATCAGCAGGTTGATGGCTGTCAAACTAACCACAGCCAGTTGTTGGTCCCAGATGCACACGGAGGTGGGAATTCGACTGCTGCAGTTCACATCACTGGACCGCTGGAGCTGCCTGCCCAATTCCTCGTTGAACTGGTAGAGCGGCCAGAGGAGCAGAGCAGTGGTGTAGAGGAGGACGGAGAGCAGGGTCAACACAACCTGGAAAACGGAGAAGGGGATGGACAGCCTGCTGTCGCACTTGCCCAGGTTCAGCAGGATGGCCACGGATGACAAGACGAAGCAGGTGGAGTACACGGCCACGCACCACTCCAGGGCCGGCTGGTGCAGGTACAGGGAGGTGTTGCTGAGGAAGACAAAGATGACACAGGCCACGACGGTCTCCAGCCCCTTAAGCAGGCCTGGCACGGTGGCCATATAGCCTGTGATCATGTTGGGCTGGGCCCTAGTCCAGGTCACATCCATGGCATAAGCCACAAAGGCGATGCAGGAGAATGCAGTGGAGATGATGGTGCGGTCCCAGTCGTGGCTGTTGGAGAAGAACTGAATGTAGATGATGGGGTAGATGATGGAGGCCGAGAGGCAGAGGAGGGCGGAGTAGCAGTTGCAGGTGATGAGAAAGTTGTCCCAGGAGAAGGGGAAGTGGCCCTCCAGCCCGCATAACTCAACTATGAGGATGAGGAGGGTCAGGACGAAGCAGAAGCACCAGATGAACATGGACCAGTTACCTATGGCCCCCTTCCAGGTGCCCACGCTGGCCCCCAGCGAGAAGGCCATGCAGGTGGAGAACAGCTGCAGCTGTCGGAGGCAGCAGCCCATAATGGTCGGGGAGCCCAGGGCCTGAGGACGATCATGTGGTAGTCGTTCTGGTCCTACTGGTCACCAGTGCGGCAGAGGTCTTAGCTGAGGATCCACCCGAGAAAGGTCCAGGCCTGGAGATGGATTAAGTCAGATGCCAGGGAAAGGCTCAGGGCCCTGTGATGGCTGAGGCTCAGGATCTGTGGAGTTGGAATCAATGGCTCAGACACTCGGGTAACAGCACAGCCACTCCTGAACGGTTCTCCTTCACGCATCACCCTTGACCTTGTCACAAGACTTGTCTTATCCCAAAGCTCACAGCTGGGTTGGGTCTGGCATCAGACCATGAACATTTCTTCACCTCTTTCTGCTGCATGCCATTATCTATGGAGACACAGAGTAGCCTGACCCTTATCTGCAACCCCAAcctttcaaaattctgaaaattgaacaagaatttaaaaaaaaattgtttggtaACAAAATTTGAACTGAACAGACCCAGACCATTTATGGTCTTTATTTCATGTAGTGTGAATGTTCAAAATTCAGTTGCAGAAACACCAATGTGTTTGATTACAAGGTGTTTCAGACCCCAGTGGGGTATTATGTCA
It includes:
- the LOC133234170 gene encoding myeloid-associated differentiation marker-like isoform X2, whose protein sequence is MGCCLRQLQLFSTCMAFSLGASVGTWKGAIGNWSMFIWCFCFVLTLLILIVELCGLEGHFPFSWDNFLITCNCYSALLCLSASIIYPIIYIQFFSNSHDWDRTIISTAFSCIAFVAYAMDVTWTRAQPNMITGYMATVPGLLKGLETVVACVIFVFLSNTSLYLHQPALEWCVAVYSTCFVLSSVAILLNLGKCDSRLSIPFSVFQVVLTLLSVLLYTTALLLWPLYQFNEELGRQLQRSSDVNCSSRIPTSVCIWDQQLAVKPF
- the LOC133234170 gene encoding myeloid-associated differentiation marker-like isoform X1 — its product is MGCCLRQLQLFSTCMAFSLGASVGTWKGAIGNWSMFIWCFCFVLTLLILIVELCGLEGHFPFSWDNFLITCNCYSALLCLSASIIYPIIYIQFFSNSHDWDRTIISTAFSCIAFVAYAMDVTWTRAQPNMITGYMATVPGLLKGLETVVACVIFVFLSNTSLYLHQPALEWCVAVYSTCFVLSSVAILLNLGKCDSRLSIPFSVFQVVLTLLSVLLYTTALLLWPLYQFNEELGRQLQRSSDVNCSSRIPTSVCIWDQQLAVVSLTAINLLIYVTDLVFSARLNFNSG